The following are encoded together in the Bactrocera neohumeralis isolate Rockhampton chromosome 6, APGP_CSIRO_Bneo_wtdbg2-racon-allhic-juicebox.fasta_v2, whole genome shotgun sequence genome:
- the LOC126762886 gene encoding protein naked cuticle homolog 2-like → MFKLSFILFTLVALANARPGYLHGHYPHIDYPLLPHHHEPLHLTKLVHIPAAISHQSSTVIHSAPIIKPVVVPVLKTVVHPIVKTYHPAPIIKAYHPFALDPYHHHYDHHDFHHYH, encoded by the exons atgtttaaattg TCTTTTATTCTCTTCACACTCGTCGCCTTGGCCAACGCACGTCCTGGCTACCTGCATGGCCATTACCCACACATTGACTACCCATTGCTGCCTCACCATCATGAACCGTTACATTTGACTAAACTGGTGCACATACCGGCTGCCATTTCACATCAGAGCTCAACAGTTATTCACAGCGCGCCAATCATTAAGCCAGTTGTGGTGCCGGTGCTGAAGACCGTCGTGCATCCGATTGTCAAAACATATCATCCGGCGCCCATAATCAAGGCTTATCACCCATTCGCTTTGGATCCATACCATCATCACTACGATCATCATGACTTTCATCATTACCATTAA
- the LOC126762892 gene encoding uncharacterized protein LOC126762892: MLKLVVLLSTLLAVAVARPGYLSHAPLLYSAPATVIHEPVLAKVGAIVKSYPTAVSHQSSSIVHSSAVAVQPILAPIVKTTYAAPVLHAAPIYKTIALPSLHASPSAGWW, from the exons ATGCTGAAATTG GTAGTGTTGTTATCTACTTTGCTTGCCGTCGCCGTTGCGCGTCCTGGCTACCTCTCACACGCGCCCCTGCTCTACTCGGCACCAGCCACAGTCATCCACGAGCCCGTATTGGCCAAGGTAGGCGCGATCGTGAAGAGCTACCCTACCGCTGTCTCCCATCAGAGCTCGTCGATTGTGCACAGTTCAGCCGTTGCTGTGCAGCCCATCCTGGCGCCCATTGTGAAGACCACTTACGCAGCACCGGTGCTGCATGCTGCCCCCATCTATAAGACCATTGCATTGCCCTCTTTGCATGCATCGCCTTCGGCCGGTTGGTGGTAA